A portion of the Simkania negevensis Z genome contains these proteins:
- a CDS encoding DUF502 domain-containing protein, with protein sequence MKTIIKRGLIAIAPLTISIAIIYWLFSFLEGAVGPLVREIIGPKYYYPGMGIVLAIILIFIIGAILNTWIIQKVTHFFERLVEKIPLFKSLYNMIKNVMDLLNTSPEEKKQQVVSVTFGDCELIGFVTRSNFSDIPELGNEKIAVYLPMSYQIGGYTIMIEKSRVKPLDITMDVALQNTLTAWAKSSV encoded by the coding sequence ATGAAGACAATCATTAAAAGGGGCCTCATCGCAATAGCCCCTCTAACTATTTCCATTGCGATCATTTACTGGCTCTTCTCCTTTCTCGAAGGAGCAGTTGGCCCCCTTGTTCGGGAAATCATTGGTCCAAAATACTATTATCCAGGGATGGGGATCGTCTTAGCCATTATCCTCATCTTTATCATTGGAGCTATCCTCAATACCTGGATCATCCAAAAAGTCACCCATTTTTTCGAACGTCTTGTTGAAAAGATCCCCCTCTTTAAGTCGCTCTACAACATGATCAAAAATGTGATGGATCTTTTAAACACATCTCCTGAGGAGAAAAAGCAACAGGTTGTTAGCGTGACTTTTGGCGATTGCGAACTTATTGGCTTTGTGACACGTAGTAACTTTTCTGACATACCCGAACTAGGCAATGAAAAAATCGCTGTCTACTTGCCTATGAGCTATCAAATCGGGGGATACACCATAATGATTGAAAAGTCTCGAGTGAAGCCTCTAGATATAACAATGGATGTCGCCCTTCAAAACACCCTAACTGCCTGGGCAAAATCTAGCGTTTAA
- a CDS encoding DNA/RNA non-specific endonuclease, whose product MAKKTLGFFLGLAIGSSSVFVYDQMQHRGHPSGFPVLERMGYTMSYDTRAKIPFWTHERLTKDSLEVHTERSGMDFKEDEEIYPLHRSQLCDYYQSGFDRGHHAPAANHRLSEEELRETFLLTNISPQDAQFNRGLWAKLEKIIRILAKEADWVEVTTGPLFLAHDEADGRRLVTYQVIGKNDVAVPTHFFKVINTPDRSWAYVIPNGPAKGSLSDYITPISEIEKLAGIRLTNL is encoded by the coding sequence ATGGCTAAAAAAACGCTCGGATTTTTTCTCGGTTTAGCAATTGGCAGCTCGAGTGTATTTGTCTACGATCAAATGCAACACCGCGGCCACCCTTCAGGTTTTCCCGTCTTAGAAAGGATGGGATACACCATGTCTTACGATACACGCGCAAAAATCCCTTTTTGGACTCACGAACGCCTAACAAAAGATTCATTGGAAGTGCATACCGAACGCTCTGGAATGGATTTTAAAGAAGATGAAGAGATTTATCCTCTACATCGAAGTCAATTATGCGACTATTACCAGTCGGGCTTCGATAGGGGCCACCATGCGCCCGCAGCCAACCACCGTTTGTCAGAAGAAGAACTTCGAGAAACTTTTCTTTTAACCAACATCAGTCCTCAAGATGCCCAATTTAATAGAGGACTCTGGGCTAAGCTGGAGAAAATCATCCGTATTCTAGCCAAAGAGGCAGATTGGGTGGAAGTCACAACTGGCCCCCTCTTTCTCGCTCATGACGAAGCTGATGGAAGACGGCTGGTAACTTATCAAGTGATTGGAAAAAATGATGTAGCTGTTCCGACTCATTTTTTCAAAGTGATTAACACTCCCGATAGGAGTTGGGCCTATGTCATTCCAAATGGACCTGCCAAGGGAAGTTTAAGTGATTACATCACCCCCATTTCTGAAATTGAAAAACTTGCTGGAATTCGCTTGACAAACCTTTAG
- a CDS encoding DUF1003 domain-containing protein, giving the protein MSVNHNHKKGKCEVCQKEFPYRKLFPIRLMRPTVLDTALQNLPEMNLNGYVCQEDLRILRTKHIASILEKDKGAISQFEEEVLESFKNQDLIVENVNKKFEKRLSIGERLADLIAKFGGSWKFILIFLAVIVAWMIINTFFFTKEGFDPYPFILLNLVLSCLAAIQAPVIMMSQNRQAEKERMRANEDYVTNLKAELEIQQLHSKLDLFMKRHWETMLDLQQIQIELAEDLLKHKHPKKE; this is encoded by the coding sequence ATGAGCGTCAATCACAATCACAAAAAGGGAAAATGTGAAGTTTGTCAAAAAGAGTTTCCATACCGCAAACTTTTCCCGATTCGCTTAATGCGACCAACTGTTTTGGACACTGCTCTCCAGAACCTGCCCGAAATGAATCTTAACGGTTACGTTTGCCAAGAAGATCTTCGGATTTTGCGCACCAAGCACATCGCTTCAATCTTAGAAAAAGATAAAGGAGCCATCTCGCAATTTGAAGAAGAAGTTCTTGAAAGTTTCAAAAATCAAGACCTCATTGTTGAAAACGTCAACAAGAAGTTTGAAAAACGGTTATCAATCGGTGAACGCCTCGCAGACCTGATCGCAAAATTCGGAGGAAGTTGGAAATTTATCCTCATCTTTCTAGCTGTAATTGTAGCTTGGATGATCATCAATACCTTTTTCTTTACCAAAGAAGGGTTTGACCCCTATCCTTTCATTTTGCTCAACTTAGTCTTATCTTGCTTGGCAGCCATTCAAGCTCCTGTCATCATGATGAGTCAAAATCGGCAAGCCGAGAAAGAGCGCATGCGAGCCAATGAAGACTATGTGACCAATTTAAAAGCAGAACTCGAAATTCAGCAGCTCCATTCCAAATTAGACCTCTTCATGAAGCGACATTGGGAAACGATGCTTGATCTGCAACAAATTCAAATCGAACTTGCTGAAGACCTTCTTAAACACAAGCATCCCAAAAAAGAATAG
- a CDS encoding ABC transporter ATP-binding protein — protein sequence MTFIRAHKVCKTYYDKKRVFKDALKSVTLDIHEGEVLGLLGVNGAGKTTLVSILSTLHPPTSGDVEWNGVSVYTNLLEYRKNIGLCPQHPNLEANLSLGEMLLFSGRCYGLSKNEAEERKQKLLEQFKLEEYAKASVDQVSGGYRQRFLIARALMHRPKLVILDEPTVGLDSHIRRELWEVIRLLKKEGIAVLLTTHYLDEAEKLSDRICLIHEGAIRTVDTPDNLKKLHQKTNLEEVFLKFVDDPDAEIFNSGEDS from the coding sequence ATGACCTTTATTCGTGCTCACAAGGTCTGCAAGACCTATTATGATAAAAAGCGGGTCTTCAAAGATGCGCTGAAATCTGTTACGCTCGACATTCACGAAGGAGAAGTTTTAGGACTCCTTGGAGTGAACGGCGCAGGAAAAACAACGCTTGTTTCTATCTTATCCACCTTGCACCCTCCAACAAGTGGCGATGTCGAGTGGAACGGCGTCTCTGTTTACACAAATCTTTTAGAGTACCGAAAAAACATTGGGCTCTGTCCTCAACACCCTAATCTCGAAGCCAATCTCTCGCTTGGCGAGATGCTCCTCTTCTCTGGAAGATGTTACGGCCTCTCGAAAAATGAGGCTGAAGAGCGAAAACAAAAATTGCTCGAACAATTCAAGTTAGAAGAGTATGCCAAAGCGTCGGTCGATCAAGTTTCTGGTGGCTACCGGCAACGGTTTTTGATCGCACGCGCGCTCATGCATCGCCCTAAATTGGTCATCTTAGATGAGCCAACGGTCGGTCTCGACTCTCACATCAGACGCGAGCTTTGGGAAGTGATCCGCCTTTTGAAAAAAGAAGGTATCGCTGTGCTTTTGACAACGCACTACTTAGATGAAGCAGAGAAGCTCTCAGATAGAATCTGCCTCATTCACGAAGGAGCCATTCGCACCGTTGACACCCCTGACAACCTGAAAAAGCTCCACCAAAAAACCAATTTGGAAGAAGTTTTCTTAAAATTTGTCGACGATCCAGATGCAGAAATTTTTAATTCAGGAGAGGATTCATGA
- a CDS encoding IS5 family transposase produces the protein MRKRNWHKYNRDLVKRGSITFFIDPNALTEKPEENKRGRPRLFSLPLIYLLLVLKIQYRLTYRTLEGFAKSILPHIEPDIFLPTYSLICKRASHMEALLPKLSSRRPKVVLLDTTGIKVYGEGEWKVKMHGASKRRKWVKLHIAIDENTQEIIHFEITKGHEADCKIGPKIIEKLPKPVETVIADGGYDTKRCREAINQIGAKDLIPPRKNSLLSPFMTRRNNALREIKGLGGDQLAREIWGKLTRYSRRALAETSFSRLKRLYGERFFSKKIETQKIEGHIKCKMLNQMLLIT, from the coding sequence ATGCGTAAACGCAATTGGCACAAGTATAATCGAGACTTAGTAAAAAGAGGAAGTATAACTTTTTTCATCGATCCAAATGCGTTAACTGAAAAGCCAGAGGAAAACAAACGAGGTCGACCTCGTTTGTTTTCCCTTCCACTCATCTATCTCCTTCTTGTCTTAAAGATACAATATCGCCTTACCTATAGAACTCTCGAGGGTTTTGCCAAATCGATCCTTCCACATATAGAACCTGATATTTTTCTTCCGACCTACTCTCTGATCTGCAAAAGAGCTTCCCACATGGAAGCTCTTTTGCCCAAGCTCTCTTCTAGAAGACCTAAAGTGGTGCTGTTAGATACTACAGGGATCAAAGTCTATGGGGAGGGAGAATGGAAAGTGAAAATGCATGGAGCCTCAAAGAGGAGAAAATGGGTTAAATTGCACATCGCTATTGATGAAAACACTCAAGAAATTATCCACTTTGAAATCACAAAAGGGCATGAAGCTGACTGCAAAATAGGCCCGAAAATCATAGAGAAGCTCCCTAAACCCGTTGAGACCGTCATAGCAGATGGAGGATACGACACAAAAAGATGCAGGGAGGCCATCAATCAAATAGGAGCGAAAGACCTTATTCCGCCTAGAAAAAACAGCCTATTATCTCCTTTTATGACAAGAAGGAACAACGCCTTACGCGAAATAAAAGGACTGGGAGGAGATCAGCTAGCGCGAGAAATCTGGGGAAAACTGACAAGATACTCAAGAAGGGCATTAGCAGAGACAAGCTTCTCAAGATTAAAGCGACTGTATGGGGAAAGGTTTTTCTCAAAGAAAATAGAAACTCAAAAAATCGAAGGTCATATTAAATGCAAAATGCTGAATCAAATGCTTCTGATAACTTAA
- a CDS encoding ABC transporter permease, whose product MIQASYHVFKQLLKKDMLAFKREYPTKLFDTFCLFFTIVIVFCYFMPQEGVHEGYASFFLIGAIASFGFVEIVGKVGALMADLQGDCAISHTLVMPIRSEMVFIYIGLQWAITSALLSIFLFPLGKLLLFKGFNLSLISYPRLIFMFVTINLFFGYFALWLTSVIKDVSGLTSLWLRYINPIWMFGAYFYSWEAAYTLSPAIGAVSLINPMVYVMEGMRAAALGQAGYLPYWLCQVMLWGFIVACTWHAIRRMKKRLDCV is encoded by the coding sequence ATGATCCAAGCTTCGTATCATGTTTTCAAACAGCTGTTAAAAAAAGATATGCTCGCCTTCAAGCGTGAGTATCCGACTAAGCTATTTGACACATTTTGTCTTTTCTTCACGATCGTGATCGTATTTTGTTACTTTATGCCTCAAGAAGGGGTGCATGAAGGATACGCTTCTTTCTTTTTGATTGGAGCAATTGCTAGCTTTGGCTTTGTCGAAATTGTTGGAAAAGTCGGCGCACTTATGGCCGATCTTCAAGGAGACTGCGCAATTTCACATACCCTTGTCATGCCGATCCGTTCCGAGATGGTCTTTATCTATATTGGACTACAGTGGGCAATCACTTCAGCCCTTTTATCAATTTTCCTCTTTCCTTTAGGAAAGTTGCTTCTCTTCAAAGGGTTTAACTTGTCGCTCATTTCCTATCCTCGGCTGATTTTCATGTTTGTAACAATCAACCTCTTTTTTGGTTACTTCGCCTTATGGCTTACAAGTGTCATCAAAGATGTCAGTGGTCTCACTAGTCTTTGGCTACGTTACATCAATCCGATATGGATGTTTGGAGCTTATTTCTACTCTTGGGAAGCTGCCTACACTCTGAGTCCTGCTATCGGTGCGGTTAGTTTGATTAACCCAATGGTCTACGTGATGGAAGGGATGCGCGCTGCGGCTCTTGGACAAGCAGGCTACCTCCCCTATTGGCTCTGCCAAGTCATGCTTTGGGGCTTTATCGTTGCTTGCACGTGGCATGCCATTCGGAGAATGAAAAAACGACTCGATTGCGTCTGA
- a CDS encoding protein C10: MSELVQAQTEIFALLKQKEEQLSKIRASAEPLIEKWQKFLGVILPIQIMIIRKYGYAGNQKGLAEFNEKLVKEAQTNPELKKLNEDKWLYLFKTTFGLKEVKSISLEEAQKMTSEIADAMTSEEFLQKIDEVMSNIQEGSMLERRQRLLDVLLPVQMEVMERYGFPGEEGYVQAQRAMMDFFFDPVVIEAAQRAQDTIFKRAKLMG, from the coding sequence ATGAGCGAATTAGTTCAAGCACAAACAGAAATTTTTGCACTATTGAAGCAAAAAGAAGAGCAGCTCTCAAAGATTCGAGCATCAGCAGAACCCCTCATTGAAAAATGGCAAAAGTTTCTCGGTGTGATTTTACCGATCCAAATCATGATCATTCGCAAGTACGGTTATGCAGGCAATCAAAAGGGACTTGCTGAATTCAATGAAAAACTTGTGAAAGAAGCGCAGACAAATCCAGAACTCAAAAAACTAAATGAAGACAAATGGCTCTATCTTTTCAAAACAACTTTCGGACTCAAGGAAGTGAAATCCATTTCACTTGAAGAAGCGCAGAAAATGACAAGCGAGATCGCCGATGCCATGACGTCAGAAGAGTTTCTGCAAAAAATCGATGAAGTGATGTCAAACATACAAGAAGGATCGATGCTTGAGCGTCGTCAACGTTTGCTTGATGTCCTTTTACCTGTTCAAATGGAAGTCATGGAAAGGTATGGGTTTCCTGGAGAAGAAGGATATGTTCAAGCGCAACGGGCAATGATGGACTTTTTTTTCGATCCTGTCGTGATTGAAGCGGCTCAAAGAGCTCAAGATACTATCTTTAAGCGTGCCAAGCTGATGGGATAA
- a CDS encoding VOC family protein → MTTKPKIAKGISLACVTVSDLKKAKHLFVDLLGLDVKEHSEEFKWLELGSEDQEARLGIGEYHEEHSSEYMQAGTNAVVSIEVANVEEAKKYLEENGVEFLNGVLEVPGEIKLAIFKDSDGNRYFLSEKLK, encoded by the coding sequence ATGACAACGAAACCAAAAATTGCAAAAGGCATTTCGCTTGCCTGTGTAACGGTCTCAGACCTGAAAAAAGCTAAGCATCTTTTCGTTGATTTGCTTGGGTTAGATGTGAAAGAACATTCAGAAGAATTTAAATGGCTTGAGCTTGGTAGTGAAGATCAAGAAGCACGCCTTGGTATTGGTGAATATCATGAAGAGCATAGTTCTGAATACATGCAAGCTGGAACAAATGCAGTTGTTTCTATTGAAGTTGCCAATGTTGAAGAAGCTAAAAAATATTTAGAAGAAAACGGCGTTGAGTTTTTAAATGGCGTTTTAGAAGTTCCGGGTGAAATCAAGCTTGCAATTTTTAAAGATAGTGATGGTAATCGGTATTTTCTTTCCGAAAAACTAAAGTAG
- a CDS encoding mechanosensitive ion channel family protein, with amino-acid sequence MLQAPLFTIHETPVTVMNLVTFFIVLFVVWIIAKIIKSLVMRMKILKHHVNVATLYGFGRLSYYLVLLVGVYIALMTIGIDLTGIAVVAGALSVGIGFGLQSIFNNFAAGIILFSEKKVRVGDLIQFENGELATVKEINMRSTLVQTLDNRKIVIPNSEIVSKKMTNWTLDPEGYHRFRVPFTVSRKEKKEIIQSLALEVAKKLGATSRAAEVWLTRVTETVQEFELVVWIKVEAFENSSKSLTAECLWNLDDVFAQKGIELLQATKSLAHGAPIQEI; translated from the coding sequence ATGCTGCAAGCTCCCTTGTTTACGATTCATGAGACACCCGTGACAGTGATGAATCTTGTAACGTTTTTCATTGTTCTTTTTGTCGTGTGGATTATTGCAAAAATTATCAAGAGTTTAGTGATGCGAATGAAAATTTTAAAGCATCATGTGAACGTAGCGACCCTTTATGGTTTTGGACGACTCAGTTATTACCTTGTGCTCCTTGTAGGAGTTTACATCGCATTAATGACAATTGGCATTGATCTTACAGGAATTGCCGTTGTTGCAGGTGCACTAAGTGTTGGGATTGGTTTTGGGTTGCAATCAATTTTTAACAATTTTGCAGCGGGAATCATTCTCTTTTCAGAAAAAAAGGTGCGAGTTGGAGATCTTATTCAATTCGAAAATGGAGAACTTGCCACGGTCAAAGAAATTAACATGCGTAGCACCCTTGTGCAAACTCTAGATAACCGAAAAATTGTGATTCCAAACTCTGAAATTGTGTCTAAAAAGATGACGAACTGGACACTTGATCCCGAAGGCTATCATCGATTTCGTGTTCCGTTTACCGTAAGTCGGAAGGAAAAGAAAGAGATCATTCAATCTCTTGCTTTGGAAGTTGCAAAGAAATTGGGTGCAACCTCTCGTGCAGCTGAGGTTTGGTTAACCAGGGTAACAGAAACCGTGCAAGAGTTTGAACTTGTAGTTTGGATCAAAGTTGAGGCTTTTGAGAATAGTTCAAAATCTTTGACAGCCGAATGTTTGTGGAATTTAGATGATGTTTTTGCTCAAAAAGGGATTGAGCTCCTGCAAGCGACCAAATCTTTGGCACACGGAGCGCCTATTCAGGAGATTTAG
- a CDS encoding mechanosensitive ion channel family protein encodes MRQLFLLFFCFFSPLVAQQDLLPNGKETSKEQELPPNPQLLKPAWWDFFAVDPEKLPAQIEKMKTFLHRMQEDLTPTQQSEAAPLIQQIQVGLQTYSDISKQKWSQPPPEVTVKEKYTFQEFLQLGYHLRDVHEVCDRQELKIVMEKANLRSDQSYLDSLTVSYLSLSKADPSRLIKGLTIIGTKISLETDKKRLDGLKIQADREKLLLHEIQKEVAFARGHIDTSQIALPLFEQEVTRAKIQLRQAQVSLLEKQTQLATQESTEANSEILNQTLMRSRAEVNLIRAQLTYILAQILLHPEKKTVKDLYSQLNELSEKQTQIIRELEHWEKAANHLLELSIEIDDNGKAHASLQTLQVLHDEIFFNEFLLTQADQFIQIRYISLGDRIHSYWEKIKSDFRRYSRWSHVSLFKIGQAPITFYGILKLICTIVIAYFLAKFIQIWINFVGKRQKKINQAGFYTLGRLLYYCIMILGIIIAISSIGIDFTTFAVIVGALSVGIGFGLQSIVNNFISGIILLLEKKLRVRDYVQLESGEIGVVMEINVRTTLIKTFDNVEVLVPNADLVSKKFINWTLSDKIRRLRIPFSVAFGSDKDKVKEAAIDAAMKVPTTIKDRQPQVWHVGIGESSLDFELVVWVNEHQQGLPPIATKAMYTWEIESALRRYNISIPFPVRDVRITETPPPKSPE; translated from the coding sequence GTGCGTCAACTTTTCTTACTCTTTTTTTGTTTTTTCTCTCCTCTTGTCGCTCAACAAGATCTGCTTCCTAACGGTAAAGAAACTTCTAAGGAACAGGAGCTTCCACCAAATCCTCAACTCCTTAAGCCTGCATGGTGGGATTTCTTTGCAGTCGATCCTGAAAAGCTTCCTGCTCAAATTGAAAAAATGAAGACCTTTTTACACAGAATGCAAGAAGATCTCACTCCAACGCAGCAAAGTGAAGCAGCTCCTCTCATTCAACAAATTCAAGTCGGCCTCCAAACATACTCTGACATTTCTAAGCAAAAATGGTCTCAACCACCCCCTGAAGTGACAGTCAAGGAAAAGTATACTTTTCAAGAATTTCTTCAGCTTGGGTATCATTTAAGAGATGTTCACGAGGTTTGTGATCGGCAAGAATTGAAAATCGTGATGGAAAAGGCAAACCTTCGTTCAGATCAATCCTATTTAGACAGCCTGACAGTAAGCTACCTAAGCCTTTCAAAGGCTGATCCATCAAGATTGATCAAAGGGTTAACAATCATCGGAACAAAAATTTCTCTTGAGACCGATAAAAAAAGACTCGATGGTCTTAAAATTCAAGCAGATCGCGAAAAACTTCTCTTACATGAGATTCAGAAAGAAGTTGCCTTTGCGCGTGGGCATATCGACACATCTCAAATCGCCCTCCCACTTTTTGAGCAAGAGGTGACACGTGCTAAAATTCAGTTGCGACAAGCTCAAGTCTCTCTATTAGAAAAGCAAACACAACTTGCAACCCAAGAATCTACAGAAGCAAATAGTGAGATCCTCAATCAAACCCTCATGCGTTCAAGGGCTGAAGTGAATTTGATTAGGGCTCAGCTGACTTACATTTTGGCTCAAATCTTGCTCCACCCAGAGAAGAAAACAGTCAAAGATCTTTATTCTCAACTGAATGAACTGAGCGAAAAGCAAACTCAAATCATCCGAGAATTGGAACACTGGGAAAAAGCAGCAAACCATTTACTTGAGTTATCGATTGAAATCGACGATAACGGCAAGGCTCATGCTTCACTTCAGACGTTGCAAGTTCTTCACGATGAGATATTTTTTAACGAGTTTTTACTCACTCAAGCAGATCAATTCATTCAGATTCGTTACATCTCTTTAGGAGATCGCATTCATAGCTATTGGGAGAAAATAAAATCAGATTTTAGGCGCTATAGCCGTTGGTCTCATGTGAGTCTATTCAAAATCGGGCAGGCCCCAATCACTTTTTATGGAATCCTTAAGCTGATTTGTACCATTGTCATCGCTTACTTTTTGGCAAAGTTCATCCAAATATGGATCAACTTTGTTGGGAAACGACAAAAGAAAATCAATCAAGCTGGATTTTATACACTTGGCCGTCTTCTTTATTACTGTATCATGATTTTAGGGATCATCATCGCCATTTCAAGCATTGGAATTGACTTCACGACTTTTGCTGTCATTGTGGGTGCCTTGTCCGTTGGAATTGGGTTTGGATTGCAATCGATTGTCAACAACTTTATTTCGGGTATTATTCTTCTGCTCGAAAAGAAACTCCGCGTTCGAGACTATGTTCAGCTGGAGTCGGGAGAAATTGGTGTTGTGATGGAAATCAATGTGCGCACAACGCTGATTAAAACCTTTGATAATGTGGAGGTTCTTGTCCCCAATGCCGATCTCGTTTCGAAAAAATTTATCAATTGGACCTTATCAGATAAAATCAGACGGCTGCGCATTCCTTTTAGCGTCGCATTTGGGAGTGATAAGGACAAAGTCAAAGAAGCTGCAATCGATGCAGCGATGAAAGTTCCTACAACTATTAAAGACCGCCAGCCTCAGGTTTGGCATGTCGGGATTGGGGAAAGCAGCTTAGATTTCGAACTTGTTGTTTGGGTGAACGAACATCAACAAGGACTTCCTCCTATTGCCACAAAAGCGATGTATACTTGGGAAATTGAGTCTGCACTACGAAGGTACAATATCTCAATTCCTTTCCCTGTCCGCGATGTCCGTATTACAGAGACCCCTCCTCCTAAATCTCCTGAATAG
- a CDS encoding pentapeptide repeat-containing protein has protein sequence MKNETVFEEETFSGKIYEKVDFSKQMFQHCLFENCRFIESRFCNSQFGFSVFKNCELQCVNFEKCRMQEVTFEECKIVGAEFYKCDSAFLSPTFQKSILLTCNFSGLKLKNCIFRESTLKGCHFVETALVGADFKNVQFEDTLFHHADLTGADFREAENYAIDPRSSKLKKARFSLPGAVSLLKALEIIID, from the coding sequence GTGAAGAATGAAACGGTGTTTGAAGAGGAAACATTTTCAGGAAAAATTTACGAAAAAGTCGATTTTTCCAAACAGATGTTTCAGCACTGCCTTTTTGAAAATTGCCGTTTTATCGAAAGTCGTTTCTGCAATAGTCAGTTTGGCTTTTCTGTTTTCAAAAATTGTGAGTTGCAATGTGTCAATTTTGAAAAGTGTCGAATGCAAGAAGTGACGTTTGAAGAGTGTAAAATTGTCGGAGCAGAATTTTACAAATGCGATTCCGCTTTTTTATCTCCAACGTTTCAAAAGTCGATTTTGTTAACCTGCAACTTTTCAGGACTCAAACTCAAAAATTGCATCTTTCGAGAATCGACACTTAAAGGATGTCACTTTGTAGAAACAGCGCTTGTTGGAGCTGACTTCAAAAATGTGCAATTTGAAGATACCCTTTTTCATCATGCAGATTTGACAGGGGCTGATTTTCGAGAAGCGGAAAATTATGCGATCGACCCAAGGTCGAGTAAACTAAAGAAGGCCAGGTTTAGCTTACCTGGAGCTGTTTCACTTCTAAAGGCTCTCGAGATTATCATTGATTGA
- a CDS encoding DUF2608 domain-containing protein produces MKNLKIGRWLTQLMKPKSLLFLFLLPFSWIWGEIEKTTHWEPIREAIEHAPANTWVIFDVDDVLLIPEDAIFHPAHQDTFVMHADRLHEKMEHEELMHLWGILFSTRKAKLVDIEVLQVLELIQNRLMRAFALTHCGTGKVGGIEKLEDWRIAELNSLGICFDALSQCDIESEFDQYRGKYGVAILKSGVIFAADFDKGAILMHAFDVIGEMPKQLIFIDDKRHNLTAVESACLARGIAFQGFEYVAVAENDPFPINLEKVDIQFRVLENEKKWLSDQELEEYP; encoded by the coding sequence ATGAAAAACCTGAAGATTGGAAGGTGGCTTACCCAGCTGATGAAACCTAAAAGTCTTTTGTTTTTATTTCTTCTTCCATTTTCTTGGATATGGGGAGAAATAGAGAAAACGACACATTGGGAACCGATTCGTGAAGCAATCGAACATGCTCCTGCTAATACTTGGGTCATCTTTGATGTTGACGATGTCTTGCTCATTCCTGAAGATGCTATTTTTCATCCTGCTCACCAGGATACCTTCGTCATGCACGCAGATCGACTCCATGAAAAAATGGAACATGAAGAGCTCATGCATCTATGGGGGATCTTATTTTCTACAAGAAAGGCCAAACTTGTCGATATAGAAGTCCTTCAAGTTTTGGAGCTAATCCAAAATCGTTTGATGCGAGCATTTGCCTTAACCCATTGTGGAACAGGAAAGGTGGGGGGTATTGAGAAACTAGAAGACTGGCGTATAGCAGAACTTAATAGCCTTGGGATCTGCTTTGATGCTTTAAGTCAGTGTGACATTGAGTCGGAGTTTGACCAATATCGGGGCAAATATGGAGTGGCAATTTTAAAAAGCGGAGTCATTTTTGCAGCAGATTTTGACAAAGGCGCTATTTTGATGCATGCCTTTGATGTCATAGGTGAAATGCCCAAGCAGCTTATTTTTATCGATGATAAACGACATAACTTAACAGCAGTTGAATCAGCATGCCTTGCTAGAGGGATCGCATTTCAGGGATTTGAATATGTGGCAGTCGCTGAAAACGATCCCTTCCCAATTAATCTCGAAAAGGTAGACATCCAATTTCGAGTCCTAGAAAATGAAAAAAAATGGCTTTCTGACCAAGAACTAGAGGAGTATCCATGA